The following DNA comes from Buttiauxella agrestis.
TTATCGGGATTGTCGCGGGTATCGGAATGCTGTGGTTCCAGGATTTAATGCCTGGCAGACCGGGTTCGGCGACCACGCTTTTCACCAACAGTATTTCGACGGGCGTGATTCTGGCAGGGGTTTTACAAGGCGCGCTGGCGGAAAGTTTTGGGCACTATTCGGTATATTGGTTAATTGCCGGGCTGTCGGTGTTCGCGTTGATTCTGACCAGTCGGGTGAAGAACATTTAAGCTGAAATAATGGCGGATAATCGTAGAATCATCCGCCAGATAATCATTCGGCCAGAAAAATCTCTAACAGCGAATTCAAAAACAGCTTACCGTGCTCGGTAATCTGCCAAAAATCTTCTGTCTCAACCAAATAATCCTTCGCAATCGCTTCGTCTAGCTGTGCACGAATCACAGATTCATCAAGCCCGGTATACAGACTGAATTCATTGCGCGGTGCGGCTTCCAATAAACGGAAACGGTTCATAAAGAACTCGAACGGCTTATCGGCTTGTTCGACATCGTGCTGGTTGTCGAGGTATTTGCCTTCCATATAACCGCGAGGGTGGCGAGTTTTCGCGGTACGCATAATGCGTCCGTCTTCAAACGTCACTTTGCCATGTGCGCCACAGCCAATGCCAAGGTAATCGCCAAAGCGCCAGTAGTTCAGGTTGTGCTGGCATTGATAACCCGGTTTCGCGTAGGCCGAGGTTTCATATTGCTGGTAGCCCGCAGCGGTCAGAAGTTTGTCGCCCTGCTCGAAGATATCCCACAGCGCGTCGTCGTCCGGCAGTTTTGGCGGGCGGGAGCTGAACAAGGTATTCGGCTCAATCGTCAGCTGATACCACGAGAGATGCGGCGGGTTCAGTTCAATCGCCTGGCGTAAATCGTCCAGAGCTTCTTCCAACGATTGATCCGGCAGGCCGTGCATCAAGTCCAGATTAAAGCTGCGCAGTCCTAATCCACTCGCCAGGTTAGCTGCACGCTTCGCTTCGCCTGAATCATGGATACGGCCCAGACGCTTGAGCTTCGGTTCGCTAAAACTCTGCACGCCGATAGAAATACGGTTCACACCCGCACGTTGATAGCTCACGAAGCGGTCTGCTTCTACCGTTCCGGGATTTGCTTCCATGGTAATTTCCGCATCGGCCGCCAGCGGCAAGCGCGCACGCACCCCGTCCAGCAACGTCTGCATCGCCTCGCCTGACAGCAGGCTCGGCGTACCGCCACCAATAAAGATGGTCTTTATTTC
Coding sequences within:
- the hemW gene encoding radical SAM family heme chaperone HemW, which codes for MANLPPLSLYIHIPWCVQKCPYCDFNSHALKGDVPHDEYVAHLLRDLDNDVPLAQGREIKTIFIGGGTPSLLSGEAMQTLLDGVRARLPLAADAEITMEANPGTVEADRFVSYQRAGVNRISIGVQSFSEPKLKRLGRIHDSGEAKRAANLASGLGLRSFNLDLMHGLPDQSLEEALDDLRQAIELNPPHLSWYQLTIEPNTLFSSRPPKLPDDDALWDIFEQGDKLLTAAGYQQYETSAYAKPGYQCQHNLNYWRFGDYLGIGCGAHGKVTFEDGRIMRTAKTRHPRGYMEGKYLDNQHDVEQADKPFEFFMNRFRLLEAAPRNEFSLYTGLDESVIRAQLDEAIAKDYLVETEDFWQITEHGKLFLNSLLEIFLAE